A single region of the Bacillota bacterium genome encodes:
- a CDS encoding CtsR family transcriptional regulator, producing MRTLADLIEAFLLERLEAAESVEVRRAELSERFGCAPSQVNYVLETRFRPELGFLVESRRGGGGYIRIRRLPEAGPRRRLLAEAAAVGERISQDQALRLIGRLREQGLLAEREALLLSVAVDRSVLAVELPWRDRIRARLLAAMLGVLGRVAGGEAEL from the coding sequence GTGCGGACGCTGGCGGACCTGATCGAGGCCTTCCTGCTGGAGCGGCTCGAGGCGGCGGAAAGCGTCGAGGTGCGGCGGGCGGAGCTGAGCGAGCGCTTCGGCTGCGCCCCCTCGCAGGTCAACTACGTGCTGGAGACCCGCTTCCGCCCCGAACTGGGCTTCCTGGTAGAGAGCCGGCGCGGAGGCGGCGGCTACATCCGCATCCGGCGGCTGCCCGAGGCGGGACCGCGCCGGCGCCTCCTGGCGGAGGCGGCCGCCGTCGGCGAGCGGATCTCCCAGGACCAGGCGCTCCGCCTCATCGGACGGCTCCGCGAGCAGGGGCTGCTGGCCGAACGCGAGGCGCTGCTCCTCTCGGTGGCGGTCGACCGCTCGGTGCTGGCGGTCGAACTGCCCTGGCGCGACCGGATCCGGGCGCGCCTCCTGGCGGCCATGCT